In Prunus dulcis chromosome 2, ALMONDv2, whole genome shotgun sequence, a single genomic region encodes these proteins:
- the LOC117618548 gene encoding cleavage and polyadenylation specificity factor subunit 1 isoform X5: MSFAAYKMMHWPTGIENCASGFISHSRSDFVPRIPPIQTEDLESEWPTSRREIGPIPNLVVTAGNVLEVYVVRVQEEDGTRGPRASGEPKRGGLMDGVSGASLELVCHYRLHGNVVTMAILSSGGGDGSRRRDSIILTFEDAKISVLEFDDSIHGLRTSSMHCFEGPEWLHLRRGRESFARGPLVKVDPQGRCGSILVYGLQMIILKASQGGSGLVGDDDSFGSGGAISARIESSYIVNLRDMDMKHVKDFTFLHGYIEPVMVILHERELTWAGRVSWKHHTCMISALSISTTLKQHPLIWSAVNLPHDAYKLLAVPSPIGGVLVISANSIHYHSQSASCALALNSYAVSADNSQEMPRSSFTVELDTANATWLLNDVALLSTKTGELLLLTLVYDGRVVQRLDLSKSKASVLTSGITKVGNSLFFLGSRLGDSLLVQFTCGVGSSVLSSDMKDEVGDIEGDAPLAKRLRMSSSDALQDMVSGEELSLYGSAPNNAESAQKSFSFAVRDSLINVGPLKDFSYGLRINADANATGIAKQSNYELVCCSGHGKNGALCVLRQSIRPEMITEVELPGCKGIWTVYHKNARGHNADSSKIAASDDEYHAYLIISLEARTMVLETADLLSEVTESVDYFVQGRTIAAGNLFGRRRVVQVYERGARILDGSFMTQDLSFGTSNSEMGSGSESSTVLSVSIVDPYVLLRMSDGGIRLLVGDPSLCTVSISIPAAFESSKKSISACTLYHDKGPEPWLRKTSTDAWLSTGIDEAIDGADGVSHDQGDVYCVVCYESGSLEIFDVPNFNCVFSVDKFVSGNAHLVDTLMRDPPKDPQKLINKSSEEVSGQGRKENIQNMKVVELAMQRWSGQHSRPFLFGILNDGMILCYHAYLFEGPETASKTEDLASAQNTTGVSNLSASRLRNLRFVRVPLDTYAKKDTSNETSCQRMTIFKNIAGYQGLFLSGSRPAWFMVFRERLRIHPQLCDGSVVAVTVLHNVNCNHGLIYVTSQGILKICQLPPITSYDNYWPVQKIPLKGTPHQVTYFAEKNLYPLIVSVPVHKPLNQVLSSLVDQEVGHQVENHNLSSDELHRTYSVDEFEIRIMEPDKSGGPWQTKATIPMQTSENALTVRVVTLFNTTTKENETLLAIGTAYVQGEDVAGRGRVLLFSAGKSADDTQTLVSEVYSKELKGAISALASLQGHLLIASGPKIILHKWNGQEFYPSR, encoded by the exons ATGAGCTTCGCGGCATACAAGATGATGCACTGGCCGACGGGCATTGAGAACTGTGCATCGGGGTTCATCTCTCACTCACGCTCCGACTTCGTGCCTCGAATTCCTCCGATTCAGACGGAGGACCTCGAGTCTGAATGGCCCACCTCGCGCCGAGAAATCGGCCCCATTCCAAACCTCGTCGTCACCGCCGGGAATGTCCTTGAAGTGTACGTCGTCAGAGTTCAAGAGGAAGATGGCACCAGAGGCCCTAGGGCTTCAGGAGAACCCAAACGTGGTGGTCTCATGGACGGCGTCTCTGGGGCTTCGCTTGAGCTCGTTTGCCATTACAG ATTGCACGGTAATGTGGTAACAATGGCGATATTATCTAGTGGAGGTGGAGATGGTTCCAGAAGAAGAGATTCTATTATTTTAACCTTTGAAGATGCGAAAATTTCAGTTCTAGAGTTTGATGATTCAATTCATGGACTTCGTACTAG CTCTATGCACTGTTTTGAGGGCCCAGAGTGGCTTCATTTGAGAAGAGGTAGAGAGTCATTTGCAAGAGGCCCATTGGTTAAGGTTGATCCTCAAGGAAGGTGTGGAAGCATTCTTGTTTATGGTCTGCAAATGATAATACTTAAAGCTTCTCAG ggTGGCTCTGGTTTGGTTGGAGATGATGATAGTTTTGGTTCTGGAGGTGCAATTTCTGCTCGTATTGAGTCATCTTACATTGTTAATCTACGAGATATGGACATGAAGCATGTAAAGGATTTTACATTTTTACATG GTTATATCGAGCCTGTGATGGTTATCCTTCATGAGCGGGAGCTTACCTGGGCTGGGCGTGTCTCATGGAAGCACCACACTTGTATGATTTCTGCACTTAGTATCAGCACAACTTTGAAGCAGCATCCTCTTATATGGTCAGCTGTT AATCTCCCACATGATGCCTACAAGCTACTTGCTGTACCATCTCCAATTGGTGGTGTTCTTGTGATTAGTGCAAATTCTATTCATTACCATAGCCAG TCAGCCTCATGTGCGTTGGCATTGAACAGTTACGCTGTTTCTGCTGATAACAG TCAAGAGATGCCAAGATCTAGTTTCACCGTGGAGCTTGACACTGCCAATGCAACTTGGTTATTGAACGATGTAGCCTTGCTGTCTACAAAAACTGGAGAGCTACTATTGCTTACCCTTGTTTATGACGGACG GGTTGTGCAGAGACTTGACCTTTCAAAGTCTAAAGCTTCAGTACTTACGTCG GGTATTACGAAAGTTGGAAATTCGTTATTTTTTCTGGGCAGTCGGTTGGGGGACAGTTTGCTTGTGCAGTTCACTTGTGGTGTAGGGAGCTCAGTGTTGTCATCTGATATGAAGGATGAG GTAGGAGATATTGAAGGTGATGCCCCATTGGCAAAGCGATTGCGAATGTCATCTTCTGATGCATTGCAAGATATGGTTAGTGGCGAGGAGCTCTCTTTGTATGGGTCAGCTCCAAATAATGCAGAATCAGCTCAG AAGTCTTTTTCATTTGCTGTAAGGGACTCTTTGATTAATGTTGGTCCTTTGAAGGACTTCTCCTATGGTTTAAGGATTAATGCAGATGCAAATGCTACTGGAATTGCTAAACAGAGTAATTACGAACTG GTGTGCTGTTCGGGTCATGGAAAGAATGGTGCTCTCTGTGTTCTTCGTCAATCAATTCGTCCAGAAATGATTACTGAG GTTGAACTACCAGGCTGCAAGGGAATTTGGACTGTTTACCACAAGAATGCACGTGGTCATAATGCTGACTCTTCTAAAATTGCTGCTTCTGATGACGAGTATCATGCATATTTAATTATAAGTCTGGAGGCTCGTACAATG GTACTTGAAACAGCTGATCTTCTGAGTGAAGTCACAGAAAGTGTCGACTATTTCGTGCAAGGGAGAACAATTGCTGCAGGGAATTTGTTTGGAAG gCGTCGAGTTGTGCAGGTTTATGAACGTGGTGCTCGAATTTTAGATGGTTCTTTTATGACTCAGGATTTAAGCTTTGGAACTTCAAACTCTGAAATGGGTTCTGGTTCAGAGAGCTCCACAGTGCTATCAGTTTCTATTGTTGATCCCTATGTTTTACTGAGAATGTCTGATGGTGGTATCCGGCTCCTTGTTGGAG ATCCTTCTTTGTGCACTGTTTCTATAAGCATTCCAGCTGCCTTTGAGAGCTCAAAGAAATCGATATCTGCCTGCACACTGTATCATGATAAAGGACCTGAGCCATGGCTCCGGAAGACAAGTACTGATGCTTGGCTTTCCACAGGAATTGACGAGGCTATTGATGGTGCTGATGGTGTCTCACATGATCAGGGTGATGTATATTGTGTTGTTTGTTATGAAAGCGGTTCCCTTGAAATATTTGATGTGCCCAATTTCAATTGTGTTTTCTCTGTGGATAAGTTTGTATCGGGAAATGCACACCTCGTTGATACATTAATGCGAGACCCACCAAAAGATCCCCAAAAACTGATCAACAAAAGTTCTGAAGAAGTGAGTGGCCAGGGCCGGAAAGAAAATATACAGAATATGAAAGTTGTAGAGCTGGCTATGCAGAGATGGTCGGGACAGCATAGCCGTCCTTTTCTTTTCGGGATTTTGAATGATGGGATGATTCTTTGTTACCATGCTTACTTGTTTGAAGGTCCAGAGACTGCCTCTAAAACTGAGGATTTAGCTTCTGCTCAGAATACTACTGGTGTAAGCAATCTTAGTGCTTCCAGGCTCAGAAATTTGAGATTTGTTCGTGTCCCCTTGGACACATATGCTAAAAAGGACACATCAAATGAGACATCGTGCCAAAGAATGACAATTTTTAAGAACATTGCTGGCTATCAGGGGTTGTTCCTTTCCGGGTCAAGACCAGCTTGGTTTATGGTGTTCAGAGAACGTCTACGCATTCATCCACAG cTTTGTGATGGTTCAGTCGTTGCCGTCACTGTTCTTCACAATGTTAACTGTAACCATGGGCTCATATATGTTACATCACAG GGTATTTTGAAGATTTGCCAACTGCCGCCCATCACAAGTTATGACAATTATTGGCCAGTACAAAAG ATTCCGTTGAAAGGAACTCCTCATCAGGTCACTTACTTTGCTGAGAAGAATTTATACCCGCTTATAGTTTCAGTACCC GTTCATAAGCCACTGAATCAAGTTCTTTCATCTCTGGTTGATCAAGAAGTTGGCCATCAGgttgaaaatcataacttgAGTTCTGATGAACTACACCGAACTTATAGTGTTGATGAATTTGAGATTCGGATTATGGAGCCGGACAAATCTGGTGGCCCTTGGCAAACTAAAGCTACCATTCCAATGCAAACTTCTGAAAATGCTCTAACTGTTCGAGTGGTTACACTTTTT AATACAACCACAAAAGAGAATGAAACACTTTTAGCAATTGGGACTGCTTATGTGCAAGGGGAGGATGTTGCTGGGAGAGGACgggttcttttattttcagcTGGAAAAAGTGCTGACGATACCCAGACCTTG GTTTCAGAGGTTTACTCCAAAGAATTGAAGGGTGCCATTTCTGCATTAGCCTCACTTCAAGGTCATCTGTTGATAGCTTCTGGCCCTAAAATTATTTTACACAAGTGGAATG GTCAAGAATTTTATCCTTCTCGGTGA